A single window of Bombyx mori chromosome 9, ASM3026992v2 DNA harbors:
- the LOC101743526 gene encoding 2-acylglycerol O-acyltransferase 2-A yields MEDLRSLIVFEMVIKMFRQVSKSAGIEWAPLDVPMHRRLQTLAVAAWVFLAIFGEGIMLYFFIKLLYSSFWWLAFLYAVWMMSDIGICHKGGRTVQWVRNWGWWNYFRDFFPIKLVKTAELDPSKNYLFACFPHGVLSSGAFCSFATNALDFHKLFPGLTPHLVILGRHFLVPFARDVILSLGTCAPSQESLLYMLNPKRYQGQCVAMMVGGAAEALDSHPGKYIVILSRRKGFIRIAMKSGASLVPVFSFGENEVFRPLHNSLVRRFQEKLRRHTGIASVFPLGRGLFQYSFGVVPLRNPVTTVVGTPMEVKRNLDPTDEEVDEVHAEFTRRLVQLFENEKSKYLKNHEEVQLVIT; encoded by the exons ATGGAGGACTTACGAAGTTTAATTGTGTTTGAAATGGTCATAAAAATGTTCAG ACAAGTGTCTAAATCAGCCGGAATAGAATGGGCGCCATTAGACGTGCCAATGCATCGTCGGCTTCAAACCCTTGCTGTGGCCGCCTGGGTATTTCTAGCTATCTTTGGAGAAGGCATCATGCTGTACTTCTTCATCAAGCTGTTGTACTCCAGTTTTTGGTGGCTCGCCTTTTTGTATGCTGTGTGGATGATGAGCGACATTGGGATTTGCCATAAAGGCGGCCGAAC AGTTCAATGGGTTCGAAATTGGGGCTGGTGGAATTATTTCCGGGACTTCTTCCCTATCAAATTAGTTAAGACAGCAGAGTTGGATCCATCTAAGAATTACCTCTTCGCGTGCTTCCCTCACGGCGTGCTGTCGTCGGGCGCGTTTTGTTCTTTTGCAACGAACGCGCTCGACTTCCACAAGCTATTCCCGGGCCTGACGCCTCATTTGGTGATCCTCGGGAGACATTTCCTCGTTCCGTTTGCCAGAGACGTAATCCTGTCTTTGGGTACATGTGCGCCATCACAGGAGAGTTTGTTGTATATGTTGAACCCGAAGAGATACCAGGGGCAGTGCGTGGCTATGATGGTCGGGGGAGCCGCTGAGGCGCTGGATTCACATCCTGGGAAGTACATAGTCATTCTCAGCAGGCGAAAAGGATTTATTAGAATCGCCATGAAGTCGGG AGCGTCTCTAGTACCTGTCTTTTCGTTTGGCGAAAATGAAGTTTTCCGACCTCTTCACAATAGTTTAGTGAGGAGGTTTCAGGAGAAGCTGCGCCGACACACCGGCATAGCATCGGTCTTCCCTTTGGGAAGAGGCTTGTTCCAATATTCCTTTGGTGTTGTACCTTTGAGGAACCCTGTCACAACAGTGG TGGGTACTCCGATGGAGGTGAAGAGGAATCTCGACCCTACAGACGAGGAAGTGGATGAGGTCCACGCGGAGTTCACGAGGCGGCTCGTTCAACTCTTCGAGAATGAGAAATCCAAGTACTTGAAGAATCACGAGGAAGTACAGCTTGTCATCACCTAG